The Ursus arctos isolate Adak ecotype North America unplaced genomic scaffold, UrsArc2.0 scaffold_18, whole genome shotgun sequence genomic sequence gggaagcaaggggaaaaattaactattgggacttcatcaagataaaaagcttttgcacagcaaaggaaacagtcaacaaaaccaaaagacaaccaacagaatgggagaagatatttgcaaatgacaaatcagataaagggctagtatccaaacctataaagaacttatcaaacgcaacacccaaggaacaaataatccaatcaaaaaatgggcagaagacacaacagacatttctgcaaagaagacatccaaatggccaacagagacatgaaaaagtgctcaacatcactcggcatcagggaaataaaaatcaagaccacaatgagatagcacctcacaccagtcagaatggctaaaattaacaagtcagtaaacgacagatgttggcaaggatgcggagaaaggggaaccctcttacactgttggtgggaatgcaagctggtgcagccacttagaaaacagtatggagtgtcctcaaaaagttgaaaatagagctatcctatgatccagcaattgcacaactgggtatttacctcaaagatacacatgtagtaatccgaaggggcacctgcaccccaatgtttatagcagcaatgtccacaatagccaaactatggaaagagcccagatgtccactgacagatgaatggatacagaagatgtggtgtgtgtatgtgtgtgtgtgtgtgtgtgtgtgtgtgtgtgtgtgtgtgcgcgcacaggaatattatgcaaccatcaaaaatgaaatcttaccatttgcaacgacatgaatggaactagagggtattatgctaagcaaaataagtcaattagagaaagacaattatcatatgatctcactgatacgtggaatttgagaaacaagttaaaggatcataggggaagagaggaaaaaatgaaacaagatgaaaccagagagggagacaaaccataaaagactcttaatctcaggaaacaaactgagggttgctggaatgGAGAGGGGTAGGAAGGATGGgatagctgggtgatggacattggggagggtatatgttgtggtgagcgctgtgtattgtgtaagactgacaaatcacagacctatacccctgaaacaaataatatgttatatgttaataataaaaaaataaaataaataaaatttaaaaaataggagtGCTTACACATACCATTGTCTTCCAACCGTTACACAGGTGTGAGAAGTCTCATTTCACAGTTGATTTGCCAGTTGAGGACACTGAGAGGAAGCTCTGGAACAATTCTCACTAAGCGTAATCTTCGCAGCTCTCCACTCACAGCCCTCCTCCTTTTTACGGGCTCCATCATAATAGCACTTCTGGACCATTGGGTGTTTGAATGTGGATGCTGAGATAATAATACAACTGCTCTTAGCCAAGTACAGATTCAAAGTCTCGGCGCTGGACTTAGGCTCTGGTCCAGCTTCCTCCCTGGTGCCCCCTGCTCCACCCCTTCGAGCACTGGTGGTCGACCAGCTCCTGCTGGTACAGTTACCAGAATGGGAAGCTGCTTCTTCCTCAGGCAGCCTGTATCATTTCAGAGAGCTCTAATTGCTGGAAACCTTCCTGACAACTTCTAAATGAAAGTGACTCCTATTACTGGTACCCTTATGGGTATTCAGAATTAATCCCCTTGTGCAGAAAAAGTCACATAATCACCACTTTCTTGAATATTTGAAGACAGTCATCATGACCACCTAAATCTCACCTCTTCTCCAGTAACATCCCTGGGACTTCTTTATTGAGACCATGTTTTCATGGGATAGGATTGGTTTCAAAACTACCACTTTCCACTGGACACTCACTTAGCCAAGTCAGTCAAGCCAGTCAGTACAAAGCCTGAGCAGGTGAATAGAAGAGCAACAGCTTCCGTTTAGGTTGCCCTCCTGTTTTttcaaaaaccactgaattggaCTTTAGAATTGGTCCTGTCCTTCTCTGTCATTTAGAAAGAACGAAGTGGCAatacagagaggggaagagatttGTCCCACTGGGCACAGCTGctaaggggcagagccagggctagAACCAAAAGGCAGCATCATGAAGTGACAAGGCTACTGGACCACAGAATAGAAACCCCATCTCTTCCAGTCTTTTGGACTTCCCAAAAGAGTTCAATTTTCAGAAACTCATTTTGCCATCATTAAAGGATTATAATTTCTGTGTAGCCTAGGTCAGAGTGTGGCTTTGGGAAAAAGAGCTTTTACCGTTTATAAAAGAGTTCCTCCTAAATTAAGTGCTTTACCTACCTGATCTCATTCAATTCTTGTAAGAGCAGATCAGAGAGAAATTGTCTCCATTTAACTTGGCTAAGGTTACATAGTTATAAATAGTAAGCCAAGATGTTCTCCCACAAGCAAACTCTTGTAACTGCCTGCCCAGCTAAGGGAAAGGAGACTTCGGCTATGTGATGAGTAGGCCACTGCTTGATCATCTCTTCTGGCCCGATATTCTTCTGGAAGGCCTTAGTTCTGACCTAGAAAAGACAGtgtcaaaaaatgtaaaacaccGATGCTTAACTCGGCAtcaatgatgatgatggtgatgctggtAAATGTTAGCGCTTTTCTAGTACCCACTTAGTGCCAGGTCTGGCCTTTAGTGTTTGACATGTGTAATGTATCCATTTACCTTATACATCTCTCAAGCTTCACGACATCTTATAAAAACAGGCTCAGGACCAGCCTTCACCCCTTCCCCAAGTCCCTCCAGAATAATTTAGTAATCTTCTCTGGCTTTGCCTCCTGTTCAAACTGGCCTACTACTGGTCCTACATCATCCCTTACTTTGTTTATTGTATTACCCATCCTTGTCAGGCCTGCTGAACTCAAATGCTCATGGAGGGACACTCCCCCTAACCCCCCTAAACAAACCAAGAGAGTCTAAATGCTGAGGTTCTGGAAACAGACACCTGAGCTTGAATCCTGATTCAACTCCTTAGCATCAGTATGATCTCAgtgttacttaacttctctaatCCTCaggtttttcatccataaaaGGAGATAAGAATTATGTGGATTGTATAGGAAGGTTGTAAAGATATAATGCATGCCATGCACTTCTCATAGGCACCACAATTTACACTTCTGTAACCCTCACTACATCTGCATCTGCCTATTCTCTTCGCAGATGGCAAGAGGATACAAACTAATTAACTACATCCACTTTGGAGATGGAGTCACTAAAGGGCGTCCTTTAATGGAGCCATCTAAAATGTATTtcaattaacatttaatttacaCACAAAAATTATCAATTGGGATAACAGAAGTATAAAATTACCAGGTTGTTCCCACAaaaggtgctaaataaatgtctgctgctatttaatattgaataaattaatgccACACTTGACTTGTGTTATATTGATGAAAACTATTCATATAATGAAAATGCCAAGgttaaattttgatttaaattaaaGGCATACTCACTATAAAAGGTAAGGTAGCTTCTCTTTGTGATGATTTTAGGTCTTCATCCAATGAATCAATTCTAACTtttactataagaaaaaaaagttgtcattATTAGAAACTCTGTGCAACTCTAAATGATCTGACAATATTATTAATAACCTTGTAACATGAGGGtcatgaaatgtaaaataaaaatttaaaagcccaaacataaaatccaagtttaaaggaaaagatgaattaggggctcctggctggttcagttatgtggctcttgatcttgcggtcatgagttcaagccccacattggatatagtaaaacttactttttaaaaagaaaaaaaaaagaagatgaattaGAATATTGGATGTGAACTTtatattaaagtgaaaaaaatgttcttttcatcAAAAATTTCCTGAGtggtttcttttaaatatttctcttatgcatttaaaatatgtttgaacTCATTAAGTATTTTCACTAagccttttatatttttaaactactgaTAGATAAGAAAGATGCAGCTTTCTGATATCTGAGATTATTATAGAATAGAGTAAGAATATGTAAGCAGTAAATTGTGTCAACAGACCCAATGAAGCATTCTCTAATAGATAAGACACAGGCAAGAATCTGCATACCTCAAAGCAGTAAGTACTTGAGTGCATAGAAGGGTGAGAGTCTCATAGGCAGGACATCCCTCCTTGGATACATAGTGATTTTCTGATCAGGCATCCAAGAAAGAGTTCTGAGTGTCTAAGGAGCAGTTAATGTGTACTGGCAGGGAGCTTGTCCTGTTGCTAAAATTATGGAGGTGACCTCCATCTTCAGTCACCTAATTAGCATCATTACCATTGCCATCATATTTAATGGCAATCCATAAGGTGCTGCTGCATTCGGTATACCTGTTAGCccacctgccttccttcccttgaGATAATTTGTAAGAGGAAATTTACTGGAAGAAGACTGAAACCATTTCCAATGGAAACATGGGAGACAAACATTGCTAGGTGGATTTTTGCAATCTGGTTCACAATTTTCCTTGTTAACATGaaattgaaatattatttgtaaaagatgatattgagaataaaaatgagatttttttcaagttaaaattcAGGTTCTTGTATTAACTTTAAGTTCActtcaagtttttttaaaaaccattttgaaaGAAGACTTGGCATCATTCTAAGAAAGGTCCTTCTTACCACCAAATTATGCTCATATTCTGctgattctttgtttttataatgtaCAATTTAACCTTTAGTTTGTCAActcttttatttttgtgcatggtataaAGTTGGGAATTAACTTCAATTTGTCCGCCAAAGATAAGCCACTGGTCTCAATACCATTAATTGGTCATCCTACTTTGTTCCCAGAAATTAAAATTCCCCTTTTATTATACCTGACTCATCGGAATTGCAAACACACCTGTCTGAATGAAGAGAAATCCATTGTCATAACATGGTggaatttttgttgcttttgaaaAATGATCAGATACAACTTCTAAATATACGTATGAAACTGAATTTGGTCCTCCAGATAAATCTTTTGGTTGTAcctgttaaaaaaaagttaacaaaggaaatattatataataatcttaaaatagcaaaagaatTTGTCTTTTAGTTAGCTATGAAAGTGATTTGAATTGTTTACATGTAACAAACatgaaaattttgtaaaataaaacagtaaatatatttttcaaggaaCACATCTGTATTTTGGCTTCTTATCAAATACAGTTTGAGATAATTACTTCAAAAAATTGATCCATATTTAATGTCTATTAAAAATGACAATCAccaaaaaaattccatttttaatagaCAAAATAACCAAGTCATTAAGAAAGATCAAAAGCTTATCAGCAAtggaggggtgggagaatgggaggattaaatgactcACCACATGGTagtataaatgaacaaaatatctcATATTTATAGTTCTATATGGACTTATACTTTGAAACCTTTCTTTTGCTAATGTTTTTCATGTCCATTGGTCATTATATAATTAGTATGTAGcactcttcaaatattttgcttaTGGTCAGTAAGTTTTATAGTAATTGCGGACAcgtctgtagttttctttatatattgttcacaaatttgtttgaaaaaaacTTTGATTAAAGTCCAAACAGAAAGTACTAAAAGCCTATGATAGGTACATACTTTAGGAAAAAACTAATTTTTGTAGAAAACAAAGAGGTTAGAATGTTGTACATAATTTAGGAAAACAAATGTTCAAATTTTTCTCCATTcacttctttgaatgttttagaTCAACAGAGTCAAACCTATGTCtatgtctttctcttcctctctttttcctctgaataaataaaatttaagtatataaatTATCTCTTTCTAGTACAGTAGTCTCCCTTTATCCatgggggatacattccaagacccatAGTGGGTGCCTGAAACCACTGATAGTACCAAACACTATATATACgttttttctatacataatacctatgataaagtttaatttataaattaggcatagcaagaaattaataataataaaatagaataattataacaatatgccATAATAAAAGTTAGGTGCAT encodes the following:
- the LOC123001875 gene encoding complement C5-like, with the protein product MIFRCVVSASTLFYVGTSENVVIQVHGYTDSFAVTTAIKSYPDNSFTYSFGQGNLSPGNKLQSSANLMVQPKDLSGGPNSVSYVYLEVVSDHFSKATKIPPCYDNGFLFIQTVKVRIDSLDEDLKSSQREATLPFIVRTKAFQKNIGPEEMIKQWPTHHIAEVSFPLAGQAVTRVCLWENILAYYL